The sequence below is a genomic window from Colias croceus chromosome 11, ilColCroc2.1.
GCAATGTCACgcctgaaataaatatttataaaaatcttaaGGAAATTGATCTATCACAGAATAAAATAAGTGGTTTACCGAAAGAGTTTTGTCAATTAGAAAACTtagttgtttgtttattatcaTTCAACAGTATATTGTATTTACCAAGTGAGTTcgtcaatttaaaaaagttagaAGTACTCTGTATTAACAATAATGAATTATGCATGTTGCCAGAAGATATGAATAGATTACAAAACCTTAAAAAACTAGACTTGTATGACAATTACTTGAATGAAATACCAGATTTAGATTTTTTGGAAGAAATAGATTTGGCACAGAATTATTTTGAGGAGCCAGACGATGAGGTTTATTTGGaaaagagaaataaaataaggttACATTGGGTCAATAGATATAGTGGAAGGTAATTgatgtatatgtataatctATCATTTTAAAccattactatttattatcttctaatttttaaccgacttcaaaaaaggaggaggttatcaatttggccggtttgtttttttttatttatgtacaccgattactccgaggtgtctgaaccgatttacgtgattctttttttgttcgatgcgggatggtgtcgaattgatcccataaaaattttattcggataggcccagtagtttttattttatgagcatttttgtctgtatttgtaaatgttgcaagtgcaagtttgaagtcggttgtttttaacgcagttatcacttgtgtaattttttttttttttttattattatttttgtacattacagcatataaaatatgtttgatctttaaatatttaaatgctaGTAAAACGCTAAATgctattgtattgtttttgcAGGAAACCAGAAGTGGTCCAAGAAGAGAGTGAACACTCTTCAGACACAACTGATGAGGAATTGTGTTCACTGGGTGATGAGGAAAATAATggtaatgttaatttttttttcttttcatagttataattattaagaaatttcatatttacttATACCCTTATACATCTATCACGGATAATAATGAAACTTAATCACAAGAAAGTGctttaaaatgtttacatatatcattaaaacagtaaatacacagaataatttttaatttaaatacacagTACAATTTATTAGTCCAGTAACACTttactaaaattttaatttacttatataTGTTTTATCTGTTATTGTTCTAGAACCTCATGAGAGACCTTCATCAAATCAATCTGAAGATTGGGACTCTGAGGACTGGTGGCAGCCCCACTATACACCAAAAACAACCATACCATCACAGTCTCAGTGGCTTACATTTGTCAAAAGAAAGATGGACGATGGACACTTTTGTCCAAGTGACTTACATACTGTTTCTATAGCAGAGAGAGTGAAATacgaaaaaatatgtaatccaaaaataattaaagaagtAACGGGACAATTTGATGATCTCTCTGATGATGACAgttgatatttattaactatagGATATAGGACAAGTAGTTTAGGTAAAGGTTTAATACAAAAGTGCAGGttatgtgaatatactatattttttctagattttcactagcaataaaatatacatcatgttgaaaatgttaaatatattaagtaaatgttgttttttataattcttgTACTTTAgcaataaatagaaaaaaatatcaaaattgaCTACAATAGCATTTTTTGGATAAATGCAGAGACAAATGCATGAAATATGATTtcctattattaataaaacaaaagttgtGTTGATTATGCTTGAATTAAATAACAGATGactactaaatatttatttttatttgtcctTGAAAAgcatttttttgaagtgaaacttctctaggcgcgttgagagtaaaatttcaaggttgcgttatggcaataccgtcacgtcatggagaaaggtaacgattttggtatctttgcaTCTtcccaaagaagtttcacttcagacACATGTGCTTGGCACACACTTTTTTTTATGCATACTGCATAGGACTGCCAACAGAaggcaatttattatatttctaggTCATTACCATTTTgtttacaactttataaaaaaaacgtattGCGTGGTATGCATTTTAGTAAATGtatcatttttcaataacAATACCTATATGATAGCTTGTGACATttccataataatatcttcatGTAAGGTGTTCCTGTTCTCCCTTGTTACCTACAATATAAATTTGCCTTTAATTATACCTGCATAATGCATATTAACAtacttaacaaattaattgaatataatatttgttttatttttcaataatataagaacttagaaaaaagtaaaaaatacttataattctTACCGTCCATAATTTAGCCTTTTTATGGTTTCTAATGATTTCAATGAAAGGATCAGTTTTCCTAACTGGTATTGTAGCAAGAACAATGTAGTCTAATTCATTTGTGAATATTTCTTTTACCCTGTTCTTGAATGGTGCACTGAAAAATTCCATTTTTCCAATTTCATCAATCACTAAACATGTTTTAGGGTCTTGTATCTGCAAAAttaggaaaaataaatgtataaaattatctatataatatatagttattatcgtaaatatatatatttttttagatataataacAAACTACTAGACTGACATAGAAATGGCTAGGCTTAGTGGCTAGGATTATTACCTACTGTGTTATTActctacctacatattattttaaaaaatattttactaactTTCTGTAGTGTTGGCATAGCAACATTTTCAAATTCATCAATTAATACCCCATATTTGCCGACCGAAAATTTGGCGGGAAAATTGAGTAAGCTTTGGACTCTAGCTAATCTGCCCTGTTCGCCATCTAAAGTTATGATGTCAAAACCTTCCCTGACTCGGTTTTTTCTTACTTCTTCTGTATAAAAACCAGATGTTTTAATTCCATTTGTTTGTAGTAATGAACATAACTTTCTGGTTAAAGTAGTTTTTCCAACTCctgtaaaattgtataatcattggaaaagtgaaaatattgaagctctattttatattattggaaAAATATACGCAACCAGGGTCAccagttattaaaaaatatttcaaatcaggTTTATTTGCTATCATGTTAGCAATATTTAGGATTCGTTATTCtgagtatttaatttacaaaaacaaacatcAGCTGGTAAAGACTAAAGATGGaaatgtcaattgtcattTCATTTATAGGTACTGTGCAATGACTAAGGAATCCTATTCATTGGTACTGTGGTACCTCAGAGCAGTTAGCAGAGAGGTATTGCTCTGAGTACTGTACCACTACCACCCTCAGAGCAATAAAGCTACCACCTCACAGACAGATcagagtaggtaggtacagtGCGACACAAAAGAGATGAAAAAAAATGAGGGCGCCACCGTCGCTCATATAGCAACACTGATACTGCGACGCAAGCGATCTTGatactatagaataaaaatcaaaatattaaaagtaataaataccgcgatttaaagttgtttcattgatcatcgtgtaaatttaagacaaaaatacattagtattttaaataacctacctaggtcaaattttacttaaatgtatttggaATTAGTTTATAGAAATCGGTCAAGCCATTTAGACTGCAGAGGCGCACATAGAATCAAAcatacgaacaaacaaacatacatacatacagctcAAACCTTAGGCTCAAACACATTACCCTCCTTCTGGGTCCgtcaggtaaaaaaaaaaacaaggtgatttgaaaactacatatttttatttattttttgtagatattctCACTCATTTTTACTCCATTGCTCCACTATCCTGCGTACTGTGCTTTCAGAAACCCCTATAACAAACGAATTAagatgaataaaatcaaatacatactgcattgaacatatttatttagtagcttaaaaatattttttttatgtcggaggccaagaGTCACTTTGGGTCCCTGCGCCACTCTAGAGTAGTAAGTAAGGATTCATAGGTAgttgtatgaaaatagttaTCACTATACTATTTAAGGCTGGTTGGATTGGATATAACTTCTTGACTCAAATTGTGCTGGtcgcactataaaaactagtttttgtttacatacaaataacctcaaattaaatttcaaaaacgtaATAATCGCCCTAGATACGTACATTAAACACTCGTCACTAAtagaatattctattttacgtATTACTGAGCAAAAACAAATGGAATCTCACCGGTATAATCTGCTGTACGTTTTAAAAcgttttccaaatatttttctcgtttttcagcttgaaattatgagaaacaccgaattaaaactttatacaTGGCATCACGGACACCGCTACGTTTAACCTTTTTCATGATTTCTCCTTTTTTGAGTAAATTTCTTgttcaaaattacaattttatcttAAGAATTCTCAACTTcaccaaaaaaacaacaaatttttattcaacttgACAGCTGCATTGAAAATTTAGGGTTGccagataatgaaaaaaaaattagttccaAAACGgttccaaattaattattttcatctcTTATATGTCGCACTGTACccgtatatattatattactctaTGCGGCTACCACagagtattaaataataggtatctCTCAactataaattgaaaatatttataatatgaatttacgtAGTGCGATTTTATCATCAATTTATTTaccaaacaattataatttaggTGACTACTGACTAACTTATACTTACATTGCAAATGTTTCACAGTTTGTGGGTTTGCGTCACGTTTGCGAATTGCGTATTCGTGCGAATGTGACCGAGCCGAGGcattttagtaggtacctaccgaAAGTCACAGAAAAGAAAGTGACCTAATGAAAGGTACCTATGAGATTAGCTCAGAGCCACAGACTCAGAGCACAGGCTCAGAGGCTGTGCGTGGCTTAGGTGCTTAGCTCAGACGTGATTAGAATTTAGGGCACagatcaataataatattgaaatagttTTTGATTAGATAAATCTGTCTAAGTCAAAAAAGagtggtacctacctatttgaaGTTTGCCAAAAGTTTTGACAGTAAATTCTTATCACCACAGCTTATCcatagaggaaggatgtatAACTGAGCTTATCACAATAAAATTCAGTAGGTAATCTAGGTACATGctaggtacttaggtatattataaaatatatactcggtatttttaattttatacctacACTACTGATAACATCAACCGGTAT
It includes:
- the LOC123695760 gene encoding nucleoside-triphosphatase THEP1 yields the protein MIANKPDLKYFLITGDPGVGKTTLTRKLCSLLQTNGIKTSGFYTEEVRKNRVREGFDIITLDGEQGRLARVQSLLNFPAKFSVGKYGVLIDEFENVAMPTLQKIQDPKTCLVIDEIGKMEFFSAPFKNRVKEIFTNELDYIVLATIPVRKTDPFIEIIRNHKKAKLWTVTRENRNTLHEDIIMEMSQAII
- the LOC123695756 gene encoding leucine-rich repeat and death domain-containing protein 1-like — encoded protein: MAENDEKPIVQINGFTTISYLKENLTIIDISNKNISEFNENIKFPEHLCEINLSSNKLEYVPQCVMQLKYLKRLDISSNCIEYFDDTPNFCHEIEDLNISNNKLLGPPYWIWSESPKKLIKINFSDNITITTALQDAYFKELLQYKCLVKDVIIYNCKISKYKEIISTFSNAKSIVLGAKNLSYMSANDIEDFPCLGLDKCCDIESLNLRFTFVCNVTPEINIYKNLKEIDLSQNKISGLPKEFCQLENLVVCLLSFNSILYLPSEFVNLKKLEVLCINNNELCMLPEDMNRLQNLKKLDLYDNYLNEIPDLDFLEEIDLAQNYFEEPDDEVYLEKRNKIRLHWVNRYSGRKPEVVQEESEHSSDTTDEELCSLGDEENNEPHERPSSNQSEDWDSEDWWQPHYTPKTTIPSQSQWLTFVKRKMDDGHFCPSDLHTVSIAERVKYEKICNPKIIKEVTGQFDDLSDDDS